In Erigeron canadensis isolate Cc75 chromosome 8, C_canadensis_v1, whole genome shotgun sequence, the DNA window TTAGTCGAGATTAGAAACTAAGTGCTAGTTGGTTGTGAGTCATGAAATTAATCTTACTTCTAATGTCCCAACAGTAGCTAATACGATAGTTTAGGCATGATATGATGTCCATCCTGCAGATTTTAGGCGAAAAAATAATGTCTATCAAAACCAGTTCTTCTGCGAATGATTAAGCGCTAAACAAGGACCTTTTCTAGATTTCCTTTGAGCACTGAATTCTATAGTTTTAGTATTTAAAAGATGCATCACATATTCACAGAGGTCACATGTGagattaagagaaaaaaatgcaACATACCAAGTCACCACTGACCTCTGGGCCACTTTAACTATTGCTATCTTGCTGGCCTCTAATAATTCTTGATCTGCAATCAAAGAAACAAGCCCACGGAAAAAGATCATATGGGCTTTTTCTCTGTACACTTAATAATTTGGCCTGCTTTCATGACacttgttttgttaaatttctTGCAGCTTCAAATGCTTATTTTCTGCTATAATGTAGAACATGTCTCTATTGTGCCTAACAGAAGAAGCTTAATTTTACTACTTTTATAGGAAAGGTGGATCCAAGTTGACTTCTTATGCCGCCTAACATTCTCTATCGTACAAAGTTCTACACGTACCATGACCAAAATCCGAGATTACACTTAAACATAGAattgattatgtatttatgGTTTCCGTTACTTATTTCATGGTATCGAAACTGGATTTTATTTCATTGTTCTGTTTTAATCTATGAACATTTTGTTTTAATTCCTCGAATTTCCATTCGTTCCATGGTAGTGCTATCATTTGAAGCTGTGACTTACTCTACATATATAGTTATCATATAATCATAGAACTTGCCAAATTTATACGTAGATTAGTGCAAAtcatgttggatattttagtttAAGTGGGTTAATTGGTtatttaatcataataatacatcatataagtatggtggtgcggagtgcacgcttatatgaatttattatgatcttagggtcgggggtccgggggcagcgcccccgagagcggggtccaaggggcagagcacCTGGCTGGGGTCGAAATTTAATTTCCATTCAAATTGCTATGACAAAAACGTCTCAGAAATTTAATTTCGGAACTTTTAAGGGACTAATTTTGCCAATGTTGCAAAGTCGATTTTAACCGCCATAAAGGTAGTTAATGGGCCCTTGTTCAAGATTCTGTGGTTACGAATTCTCATAGAATTCTCTCTCGTTTCACACACATTCTCAAATacaaaaacatacataaaattCTATAATCTctgattgtatccgattgagtaatttggggtgaaccaccgaattgattcaatctgataGTGTAATTTCGGAGATTgaattatactcgtatatcatGTTTTCGTTCGTTCACCTGTATTTCCCCAacaaatcattttatagttCCATTTGATTTGCTGTCCCTTTCCACTACATTCTTGGGAGCAATATGTCTTTAAACAAATTCTCCACTTATAAAGTACAGTAATACTCTTTGGCcctatatacaaaataaaaacatatttccaTGTCTAATATTGTTCACAAAAATGAAAGCCCTCAGCTCTTGGTCTAGTGTTTAACTATTAACCTAGAAAAAACTAACTACTACAACTAAGATACGAGTATAAGTTATTACCAAGTCAATAGAGCTTTTTTCTTCTAAAGAGAAGAAATAAAACCATATTTCCAAGGCAAAAATTGTGTTTACAAACATCAAAGGTACCTATACGGCTATACCAAAGTGtgtaataacttttaaaatgtgGTTCTAGTTTGAACAGGATTCCCTACAAGTACCAACCAACCACTTTTTAGATTAAGGGTATTGAATTCAATGCTTCAAAATTTACATTTCTTTTGTAACTTTCTTTCCCTTTGTTTCTGGCCCTATAGAGCTAGCTAGAGGGGTCCTAGGATTTTTGGGGTACTTTACTATGCCATGGATGGAATTCTCtgtcttattatatttataatctagCATCTAACGGTCTAGCTTTGTTAGATTCTTGTATCTAAAGACTTCAAAGTCCACATTGATTGTTTATATTTCTTGGAGTTTTTACTCTGTTTGTGCTTAAAGATATACATTGTGGCCTTGTGGGGTCTTTCTCTAGTTGCTATAAATTTCATCTTATTACTAactaaagtaaaacatatatagCAAAGTAAAAATGTTAATTGTGAAATGTCATATATAGCCCTTGAAGCCAAAGCTAGCTATAGGCATGTGAGTGATGTCATATTCACTTTAAGAATCTCTCTGTGTCCATCTCCTGCCATGAGAGAGTTGCAGAATTAGCTTAGCAGAAGAGGAGATGAGACTTAAATGTGAAATGCCAACTTTATTGGGTGTGTGAGGATAAGTCGTTTTCTCTCTTTGAATGGCCTTCTTTTATCCGGTTTTTGTAACATCTGTTTGCCCATTAGATTTTTTTTGTAATCTATCATGTTCTATTTTAGATTTTGTTTTGGATCTTTGTGTTCCTCAAATCTCACCTGAATTTACACTTACTTGGACTCACCAAACTCAATTATTCTCATTGGGTCCTTTAATTATTTcccaacatatacatacaatacatacataGTACCAACAAGTCTTAACTTTAACAATTTggacttattattatttactattAATAAAGTTCTTGCCTTACTTTCACTATTCAAAATGAGTACAAAACCCCTCTATATCAATGTGTTTAAACTTAATATTTGGCCTGCAATCTTGAACCAATCAAAGCATATTCTTAAATTCCAAGATTAAACAATTCTTTAAACCACGGATATAACAACGACTTTCCCTTTAAGTAgattatatatgatgatgtattaAGATTTTAATGTAAACAAAATCATGAGTGACCGAAAAGTTGTTTTGGTAACGGGGTGTGCTAAAGGCGGTATTGGCTTTGAATATTGCAAAGCGTTTGCGGAACAAAATTGTAATGTTATCGCTTCAGACATTCCTCAACGGATGGATGATATGTCCGAACTACAAGAAAACCAAATCGAGACGTTAGAGATTGATGTTTTATCGGATATAAGTGTTTCATCTGCCGTGAAGGCTATAATTTCCAAACATGGCCGAATAGACGTGTTGATTAATAATGCAGGGATAGGTAGCACGGGCCCTTTAGCCGAGCTCCCGTTAGATGAGATTAGAAAGGCTTATGAAATCAACACTTTAGGACAACTTAGGATGGTGCAACAAGTCGTGCCGTCTATGGCTACCCGAAAAAGCGGAGTCATAGTCAATATTGGGAGTGTGGTGGGCAAAGCTCCCACACCGTGGGCTGGGTCGTATTGTACTAGTAAAGCAGCGGTTCACGCTATCTCGAATACTCTCCGAGTAGAACTAAAACCGTTTGGAATTAATGTAGTATTGGTTGTTCCCGGGGCTATAAGATCAAATTTAGGGGCCAATAACATTGAGAAGTTGTCAAATTATAAATGGGAACTTTATAAGGACTTCGGCAAAGAAATAGCCGAACGAGCCCGAGCTTCTCAAGTTGGAAAATCGACTGATGCGGCTTTGTTAGCACGACACGTTGCCAAGAAGGTTTTGAGCCCGAAACCACCAAAGCAAATAGTGTTTGGTCATATGACTACTCTATTCTCCTTCCTTTCGGTCTCTCCACTTTGGGTTAGAGATCTTTTCTTCACAAAAAGGTTCAACCTAGACAAGAAATTGTGATCATTGGGAAGTTTAAttaaatgtttatgttgtttCATGGTTGCTTAATGttttaagataaaattaattttgatgTTGCTATCTATCTTGTTTTAAAGGTCCTGTACTTTGTTCTCAACACCATTAATAGTGATCCGTGTACCCAAGGCATGGAAAGGCCAGATACACtattaataaattttgtgtACTTTGAATCAGAAGTTAGGAGACACAATATTCAAGTATGGTAGTTGAGTATGTATGAGTTTTTCAACTTCAAAATAGATTTCATAAAATGTCTAGACAATGTCAAAACAAACCATAAGAAAAAAATGTTCATAGTTGTTTATCTATTATTGTGCATTCATTGTTTGAAGCTATTTTAAGGTGGTTGATTTGATAACAAGAGATTACAAGACTTTATATTAAACTTAATTAGGAAGGTGTAATAATTCATATTGAGGTGAGAGAGAGGTCTTAAGTGATGGGAGCACAATGGCCCTGGTATGGTAAAAAAGAACCAAAGATGGATTCAATAATTGAAAAGTGGTGTATTGAGATGACTCATTTAAAGCAGACAAAGGAATGAGagcaacaaaaaaagaaaaggcttCCCATCCCTTATTCAAGTTGGTAAAAATGAGCCATTTTCAAGACACAAATTGAACTAATAATCTTGGTATTTAGTCTTTAAAAATGTTACTATATTCAATTAGATGTACTTAATTAGTAACATTGAGGTTGTGGTCCTTGGGGATTCAATCTATGTAGTACTCAATAATTCAATATGGGAGGTGATATTCATATCACTTTTTCATGTATAAGTTTTATATCTGACT includes these proteins:
- the LOC122609875 gene encoding short-chain dehydrogenase ptmH-like, producing the protein MSDRKVVLVTGCAKGGIGFEYCKAFAEQNCNVIASDIPQRMDDMSELQENQIETLEIDVLSDISVSSAVKAIISKHGRIDVLINNAGIGSTGPLAELPLDEIRKAYEINTLGQLRMVQQVVPSMATRKSGVIVNIGSVVGKAPTPWAGSYCTSKAAVHAISNTLRVELKPFGINVVLVVPGAIRSNLGANNIEKLSNYKWELYKDFGKEIAERARASQVGKSTDAALLARHVAKKVLSPKPPKQIVFGHMTTLFSFLSVSPLWVRDLFFTKRFNLDKKL